A stretch of Geobacter sp. DNA encodes these proteins:
- a CDS encoding UDP-glucuronosyltransferase, whose translation MTRILFAWELGANFGHLTQMVPIARRLRQRGHEVLFAVKDVAIAHNLLGSDGFRFLQAPACGARRRTVSKPASFADILAEAGFDDVNILSGLVESWHHLFNIVHPDLLVAQYAPSAQLAARMAGLPCISIGTGFELPPDVAPFPCFRPWLKVSNNELLMRERGLLDTINESTASLGLPASDSLQQALKANISLLATLPELDHYPGRRGGYYIGPLCMLDDGDEWIWPIEDGKPCIFAYLRPFRGVSTVMEVLKKSGANVIVVIPGISDTDRTAFSGERLKISTQRLRISTILKRAQVVVSHGGHGMMAATMLAGVPTLAIPISVEQWLSTRNVERLGSGIGVDRSNISPQFESALNRLLVESVYREQAGALARKYSQYDQDVVIERLVKTIERLPGYRDAHQSFRNW comes from the coding sequence ATGACCAGGATACTTTTTGCATGGGAATTGGGCGCTAATTTCGGCCATTTGACGCAAATGGTGCCGATTGCTCGCAGGTTGAGGCAGCGTGGGCACGAAGTCCTTTTTGCCGTCAAGGACGTCGCGATCGCCCATAATCTCCTGGGCTCCGACGGTTTCCGTTTTCTGCAGGCCCCGGCATGCGGAGCCCGCAGACGTACCGTCAGCAAACCGGCAAGCTTTGCCGATATCCTGGCTGAAGCCGGATTCGACGACGTCAACATCCTGAGTGGTCTGGTTGAATCGTGGCACCATCTCTTCAATATCGTCCATCCCGATCTGCTCGTGGCGCAGTATGCGCCGTCGGCTCAACTTGCCGCCAGGATGGCCGGTCTCCCGTGCATTTCTATCGGTACTGGTTTTGAGCTCCCCCCGGATGTGGCCCCGTTTCCCTGCTTTCGTCCCTGGCTGAAAGTTTCCAACAATGAATTGCTCATGAGGGAGCGTGGTCTGCTCGATACTATCAACGAGAGCACTGCTTCGCTGGGGTTGCCTGCGTCCGATAGCCTGCAACAAGCCCTCAAGGCCAACATCTCCCTGCTGGCAACCCTACCCGAACTCGATCACTACCCTGGGCGTCGTGGCGGGTACTACATCGGCCCTTTGTGCATGCTTGATGACGGCGACGAATGGATCTGGCCGATTGAAGACGGTAAACCCTGCATATTTGCATACCTGAGGCCGTTCCGGGGGGTATCGACGGTCATGGAGGTACTGAAGAAGAGTGGTGCGAACGTCATCGTCGTCATTCCAGGTATCAGCGATACAGATCGGACGGCATTCTCGGGCGAACGACTGAAGATCAGTACCCAGCGCCTCAGGATATCAACGATACTGAAACGCGCCCAGGTGGTCGTAAGCCACGGCGGTCACGGAATGATGGCTGCAACCATGCTCGCCGGCGTGCCGACGCTGGCAATCCCCATTTCCGTCGAACAGTGGCTGAGCACTCGAAATGTGGAACGTCTGGGGAGCGGCATTGGAGTGGATCGCTCAAATATTTCCCCACAATTCGAATCCGCGTTGAACCGTTTGCTTGTGGAATCGGTTTATCGGGAACAGGCTGGAGCCCTAGCGCGAAAATACTCGCAGTACGATCAGGATGTTGTGATAGAACGCCTCGTCAAGACCATCGAACGATTGCCAGGCTATAGAGATGCGCACCAGTCTTTTCGGAACTGGTGA